In Carassius gibelio isolate Cgi1373 ecotype wild population from Czech Republic chromosome B2, carGib1.2-hapl.c, whole genome shotgun sequence, a single genomic region encodes these proteins:
- the LOC127950832 gene encoding ATP-sensitive inward rectifier potassium channel 10 produces the protein MMSATPPSSHSPAPQKVCHSQTQTDILKPLLGGAGHGSQVAHRRRVLTKDGRSNVSIEYVSGCGALYLRDPWTTFVDMQWRYKLILFSATFVGTWFTFGLLWYLLALVHGDLLEFDPPANHSVCVMQMQTLTAAFLFSLETQTTIGYGYRCITEECPSAIVLLIIQLLITTAMEIFITGTFLAKVARPKKRGGTIRFSQHAVIANHDGRPCLMIRVANMRKSLLLGCQVTGKLLQPCAPKEGETVRLDQKNVSFSVDTASESPFLILPLTFYHIIDEQSPLRRWADKGGWTDPDPGPADFELLVMMSSTVEPTSATCQVRTSYLPDEILWGYEFTPIVSLSATGKYVAYLAYFDKVVKTKTPPLFNQTPPSGTDGCHGDVSSSDPEKMQLEHSYREDERQTESRTVSARISNV, from the exons ATGATGTCGGCCACACCCCCTTCATCGCACAGCCCCGCCCCTCAGAAGGTGTGCCACTcccagacacagacagacattcTAAAGCCTCTGCTCGGAGGGGCGGGGCATGGGAGTCAGGTGGCACACCGGAGGCGGGTCCTAACCAAGGATGGGCGGAGCAACGTCAGCATCGAGTACGTGAGTGGGTGTGGCGCTCTGTACCTGCGTGACCCCTGGACCACCTTTGTGGACATGCAGTGGAGGTACAAACTGATTCTGTTCAGTGCCACTTTTGTGGGAACCTGGTTCACCTTCGGACTGCTGTGGTACCTGCTGGCTTTGGTGCACGGAGACCTGCTCG AGTTCGATCCTCCAGCaaaccacagtgtgtgtgtgatgcagatGCAAACGCTGACCGCAGCCTTTCTCTTCTCGCTGGAGACTCAGACCACCATCGGATACGGATACCGCTGCATCACGGAGGAGTGTCCGTCTGCCATCGTCCTGCTCATCATCCAGCTCCTCATCACCACCGCCATGGAGATCTTCATCACCGGAACCTTCCTCGCCAAG GTGGCTCGGCCGAAGAAGCGTGGCGGGACGATTCGGTTCAGTCAGCATGCTGTGATCGCTAATCACGACGGACGACCGTGTCTCATGATACGAGTCGCTAACATGCGCAAGAGTCTGCTGCTGGGCTGCCAG gtgaCTGGGAAGCTTTTACAGCCGTGCGCACCGAAGGAGGGCGAGACGGTGCGTTTGGATCAGAAGAACGTGAGCTTCAGCGTGGACACGGCCAGCGAGAGCCCCTTCCTCATCCTCCCGCTCACCTTCTACCACATCATCGACGAGCAGAGCCCGCTGCGCCGATGGGCCGACAAGG GCGGATGGACGGACCCAGATCCGGGTCCGGCTGATTTTGAGCTCCTGGTGATGATGAGCTCCACAGTGGAACCCACATCAGCCACCTGTCAGGTGCGCACCTCCTACCTGCCCGACGAGATCCTGTGGGGCTACGAGTTCACACCCATCGTGTCTCTCTCTGCCACGGGAAAATACGTGGCGTATCTCGCCTACTTCGACAAGGTGGTGAAAACCAAGACCCCGCCCCTTTTTAACCAGACCCCGCCCAGCGGCACTGACGGTTGCCATGGAGACGTGAGCAGCTCGGACCCGGAGAAGATGCAGCTGGAGCATAGCTACCGAGAGGATGAGAGACAGACGGAGAGCAGGACCGTCAGCGCACGCATCAGTAACGTCTGA